A single region of the Sorghum bicolor cultivar BTx623 chromosome 7, Sorghum_bicolor_NCBIv3, whole genome shotgun sequence genome encodes:
- the LOC8080634 gene encoding conserved oligomeric Golgi complex subunit 3, giving the protein MATTPASALPKSGAVSKGYNFASTWEQNAPLTEQQKAAIAALSHAVAERPFPPNLEKSSGKDGGVAVPEKESALEEAGAMDAVLVNTHQFYKWFAELESAMKSETEEKYRLYENTLQERVNTCDGILKQVDDTLNLFEELQSLHSSVATKTKTLHDACDQLLVEKQRLIEFAEALRSRLNYFDELENVSSSFYSQNMNIGNDQFLPLLKRLDDCISYVENNPQYAESAVYLVKFRQLQTRALGMIRSHVLSILKGASSQVQAAIRSSDSGKNIVTEGVEASLIYVRFKAAASELKPILGEIESRSSRKEYAQILSECHSLFCEQRLYLVRGMVQQRISEFARKEALPSLTRSGCAYLMEACQFEHQLFAHFFPSSAADVSSMAPLMDPLCTYLYDTLRPRLIYEGNIDSLCELVDILKVEVLGEQLSRRGESVAGLRPILQRILADVHERLAFCARTHIREEIANFRPSDEDLDYPGKLERSVDTSSSATVGDNSDIYVTWYRPLEKTVSCLSKLYRCLEPSVFTGLAQEAVEVCSTSLQSASKVISKKATHMDGQLFLIKHLLILREQIAPFDIEFSVTHKELDFSHLLDHLRRILRGQVSLFDWSRSTSLARTFSPRVLENQIDARKELEKSLKATCEEFIMSITKLVVDPMLSFVTKVTAVKVALSSGSQGQKLDSVLAKPLKTQAFASPDKVAELVQKVAAAIEQDLPKVMSKMRLYLQNPSTRMILFKPIKTNIVEAHIQLQSLLKSEYTTEEMQSIGMLSIPDLQSQLDSLL; this is encoded by the exons ATGGCGACGACGCCGGCGTCCGCGCTTCCCAAGTCGGGGGCGGTATCCAAGGGCTACAACTTCGCATCCACTTGGGAGCAG AACGCGCCGCTCACGGAGCAGCAGAAGGCCGCGATCGCCGCGCTCTCCCACGCCGTGGCGGAGCGGCCATTCCCGCCCAACCTG GAAAAGAGTTCAGGAAAGGATGGAGGTGTGGCTGTTCCAGAGAAAGAATCTGCTTTAGAGGAGGCTGGTGCAATGGATGCAGTCTTGGTGAATACACATCAG TTTTACAAGTGGTTTGCAGAACTGGAGTCAGCTATGAAATCTGAG ACTGAGGAAAAGTATCGACTCTATGAGAATACATTACAGGAGCGAGTCAACACATGTGACGGTATCCTTAAGCAA GTTGATGATACATTGAACTTATTTGAAGAACTGCAGTCTTTGCACTCGAGCGTTGCCACGAAGACAAAAACTTTGCATGATGCTTGTGACCAACTT TTGGTTGAGAAACAAAGGCTGATTGAGTTTGCAGAGGCACTTCGAAGCAGGCTCAACTACTTTGATGAATTGGAAAAT GTCTCAAGCAGCTTTTATTCTCAAAATATGAACATTGGAAACGACCAGTTTCTTCCACTGTTGAAGCGCCTTGATGACTGTATCTC GTATGTTGAAAACAACCCACAATATGCTGAATCTGCTGTTTACTTGGTCAAGTTTCGCCAACTTCAA ACTCGTGCACTGGGTATGATTCGCTCACATGTGTTGTCAATACTTAAAGGTGCTTCATCCCAG GTTCAAGCTGCAATTCGAAGCAGTGATTCTGGCAAAAACATTGTCACAGAGGGTGTGGAGGCATCTCTTATCTATGTTCGCTTCAAGGCGGCTGCTAGCGAG CTAAAACCAATATTAGGTGAAATTGAAAGTAGATCTTCTAGGAAGGAGTACGCACAGATTCTTTCCGAGTGTCACAGTTTGTTCTGCGAGCAGCGGCTGTACTTG GTACGAGGCATGGTGCAGCAACGGATCTCGGAGTTTGCAAGAAAAGAGGCCTTGCCTTCTTTGACAAGGTCTGGCTGTGCCTATCTAATGGAG GCATGCCAGTTTGAGCACCAGCTTTTTGCTCACTTCTTCCCATCATCTGCTGCAGATGTTTCAAGTATGGCTCCTTTAATGGACCCCCT GTGCACCTACTTGTATGATACTCTGAGGCCTAGACTGATATATGAAGGAAATATTGATTCTCTCTGCGAACTTGTTGATATTCTGAAAGTTGAAGTGCTGGGGGAACAACTAAGTAGACGCGGTGAATCAGTAGCCGGTCTCCGTCCAATATTGCAAAGGATACTTGCAGATGTTCATGAGCGGCTAGCATTCTGTGCTCGGACTCATATCCGTGAAGAG ATTGCAAATTTCCGCCCTTCTGACGAAGATCTGGATTATCCTGGGAAACTTGAGCGATCTGTGGATACGTCTTCAAGTGCTACT GTTGGTGACAACTCGGACATATATGTAACATGGTACAGACCATTGGAGAAAACAGTTTCATGCCTATCAAAGCTATATCGCTGTTTAGAGCCTTCTGTCTTCACTGGCTTAGCCCAG GAAGCTGTAGAAGTTTGCTCAACATCTCTTCAG AGTGCAAGCAAGGTCATCTCAAAGAAAGCAACCCATATGGATGGCCAGCTTTTTCTGATTAAGCACCTCCTCATTCTACGGGAACAG ATTGCTCCATTTGATATTGAGTTCTCTGTCACACATAAGgaattggatttctcccatttATTG GATCACCTAAGAAGGATTCTCAGGGGTCAGGTCTCGTTATTTGATTGGTCGAGGTCAACATCACTAGCTAGGACCTTTTCTCCTCGTGTTTTGGAGAACCAAATTGATGCCAGAAAA GAGTTGGAGAAAAGCCTTAAAGCTACCTGTGAAGAGTTTATAATGTCCATAACTAAATTAGTAGTGGACCCAATGCTTTCTTTTGTTACTAAG GTAACTGCCGTCAAAGTTGCATTGTCCTCTGGTAGCCAGGGTCAGAAATTAGATTCAGTTCTAGCAAAACCCTTGAAGACTCAAGCTTTTGCTTCTCCTGATAAAGTTGCTGAGCTGGTTCAGAAG GTTGCTGCTGCTATTGAACAAGATTTGCCCAAAGTAATGTCCAAGATGAGGTTGTATTTGCAAAATCCATCTACCCGGATGATCTTATTCAAACCTATCAA GACAAATATAGTTGAAGCCCATATACAGCTGCAATCCCTTCTGAAGTCAGAATACACCACTGAAGAAATGCAATCAATCGGTATGTTGTCGATACCTGATCTACAGTCTCAGCTTGACAGCCTTTTGTAG